One Calonectris borealis chromosome 21, bCalBor7.hap1.2, whole genome shotgun sequence genomic window, TAATGATTGCCCTCTTCTGGTTAGCCTCTATTACTGCTTTGTTTAAGTACTGCTTTTTCAGTAGAGCTCTCTTGCAAGCTTGGCGTGAAGCTGAGCGGACTGAGTCAGTGCTGAAAAAACTTCCACGTGTCGCCTTGTCATTGCTCAAGGTTGACTTTTCCCCACTCCTGGTTGAATGACACACAAGGTGAATCGGGTGCTCAATTTCTTTTTGCAAGCCCCGCTTCTGATCTCTTCAGAACCCCGGCTCTCCAGCATCTCGGCAACAAAATGCATCGAATTTGAGGAAAACATTTATTGCCTAACGTGGCATCAGTTACCCGTGCTCCCAGGCGGGGGGGTGCCCGGAGGAGGTGACGCTGTGACTGCAGCCGCGGGCTCCGTGCGTGGGTTGGTTCCTTTTTCGATTTCTTGACACAGCTCCTTCCAAAAGAACAATGATGGGATAAGTGAAACTGCCAATGCACCAGCAGGAGAGAATTTACtgaagaaagaagtatttttcttttcctttttatttgattATAAGTCTAAGAGGGCCTGGAGAAGCTAGGGGCGTCCCTGCGCTGCCCCAACCACAGACGCTGCTTGTGCGGGcgctgagctgctgctggggccGTTTTCCACGCCTGTGCTGTAAAGAGGAAACCGCGTTTCTGGAGCAAAGCTGTGCTACGCTGGCGGGTCAGTAAATGTGCTCGGAAGGAAAGGGGGATTCAAtctttttgagaaataaaaagctCGTGCTACCCAGGCACTCAGCGTGGGTTGGGCTCTGCTAATGCCTTGGACTGACGCAGGGGTACGTGACTCTCTGTGCTCTGTTCACGGCCATCTCTTTCAGCCTGTGACAAAGGTCCCCAAAAGTCTGCGTTTGTTTAATCGGTTTCATTTTACTCCTCAGACGCGGTGTCCTGCCTCTTGCCTGGGCACGAAACCCTTCTCTGCTGACAGCGATCGCACCGGGGCTTGTAAGGACAAACAGTTCTGGCTTATTCCACTCACCTTGGCTTTCTCTAAATGTAATTTGTCCTGCCCAAATTGAAATGTCATCCAGCTGTTAATTTGGGGGAGCTGGGCCCTGCCTCCCAGGTGCTGCCCGTTGCCTAACGGGGAGAGGAGACCTGCCCCTGCCCCACCACGAGGGTTTCAACCTgtgcctgtgtccctgtccccagttCCCCTGAACCTGGGGGGGATATTTCTAAAAGCAGCATGTTGAGGTtgagggggtgttggggggctaCGTTGGGTCCAGTCTGGCAGCTCGGAACGGGATTTTGGGCACCTCTGGAAGCTCAGAGCCTCCTGCTGTGGACGAGCAGATGGCCAGGACAGGAAAAGGTAAGATATTTTGCACCCCCCACTTTGTAAAAGGGAGCCCCACCAAGTTGGCTTGGGGAGTGGGACATTTGCAGGATAAAATGTCCTAAATCAGGTGGCAAATGCGGTTAGGGCTAGGGCTGCGTCTGGTTAGTGTTTCGAtggaaaaagtaaaggaaaaaactCTGGTTTTGTGGGAGTGGATGGTGTTGCCTCTTCCCTGATATCCCGTGGGGCCGGAAGCTCTGGGCCAGACCCCAGCCCAAAAGGAGCCCCTGTGCTGGACACCCCGGGGCGGGAGGAGGTGGCTTCTGCAATCTTCCTGCACCCCATTTACAGCCAGGCTGTGAACCCGCTCGTCACGCAGCTCCTCGGGCCGCCGGAAAAGCAAATCCCAATCTGAAAACACCACCAGGTTTTTAGGGGTTTAAATTGCTGTGGCTTCGGCTGAAGCGGGGCCGAGCAGCGCCCCAGGGCACCGGCCCCTTGCTGCAGCTCGGGGGGCGGCTGGCCTCTGCTGGGGGGGCAAAATCAGGAATTTCAGGGCAAAATCAAGAATTTCAGGGCAAAAATCCCTAGCAGGGGGAGGCAGGCGGTTACCAGGTTTCCCACTGGCGACGCTCGGGTGCAGGTATTTGCTTTGGGGAGTCAGGTATCTGTGTGGGGGGGTTATTGTAAACCACCATCGCTGGTGAAGCAAGCCTGCCTTTACTTAGTCCCCTAAATCATTTCCACCACCTTGAAAATCTCTCTCCAAGACCCTGGTTTGGCAGCTGGAGCTACAGCCTGGGGTCGTGGCACCCCTGCCCGGGGTGGGGAGCTGTGGCGGCTCCGCCGACCCTCGCCCACCCGCGAGCAGCCACGTACCGTTTTCCACGGCGCGTACACCGTCTCCTCTTCGCTCAGCCCCAGGCACTTGGCGTGGCGCTCGAACTCTTCCCGGTGGGCTGTGCTCACGCTCAGGTTTCGGGCTGCAAAAGGAGAAGCGTTTGCCAGGCGTTAAATACGGACCGGTGGCCTCGTGCTGcgtccctgcccttgctgcctcCCTTCCCCGTGCTCCCACCGACGCTTGCTGCGGGGGTGGGCTCTGTTGGGGTCTCTCGGCCCCCGCGGTGAGTACACCTGAACAAAACCAACCTTGGGCATGACTTTTTTGAACCCTCTCCCCAGATAGCTCTGGTCCTGTCTGCTTTAATGGATTGCAGGATGGTCCTGGGGCATCAGGACCAAGGCTGAGTATGGAGGCAGTTTTCTATACGCGTCTTCCAACTCTCTTAAGCAACTGCTTTGCCTTTGGAAGGGCAATGGGAAGCCTTATCAAGGTCTAAAATGCTGCTTTATGGGGTTGTGGGTAGATCTGATCGGCTTTGCCGGTACTGCAAAGCCACGTGCTCTGCCCTGGGAGGTAAGTACCGAAAAATCATGGTTGGCTTGAAAATATGGAGATTTTATGATGATATCGATGCTGAATTGTATTTGCTTCCTGTTCTTTGAATATTTATGGCGTAAGTGGGTTTTGTCTTTAACTTGGTCTTTCTGCTCTGCCAAGAGGTTTAGGTTTTAATGGGATTTATAAATACACCCGTGACCCCTGGAGCAGCGGTCTCGGGAAAATCACTGACTGTTGGCGAAACCACGTTGCTGCGTGGTTGTAGCTGGTAATTTTATGTGGGTGTTTTGGTGTCCCACGATAGCTTTAAGTTACTTTAGGATGGAGTTTGCATACCATAGAGATACAGTCCCAAATACGTCCTTTCCCTCTGCAGTTGGTACTGGATGAGTAAAACGTCTTCAGAGCTGAGGTTCATCAGCGTCCCCACGGTTTGCTGGGTCTTGGCTTTGAGAGAACAGAATCGGGGTTGGGAACAGCCATGACGTTCAGATTTTCAGTGCTGCCGCAACGATAAACTGCAGCCCGGGTGTGGGCAATGCCCGTAGCCCCCGGGATCTGACGTGGTGCGAGCTGTTCCGCTCTCGGTTTATTTGAATTGTATTTCTTAAATGTGGGGCTGGGGCATGAAAGAGCCAAAGCCACCCAGCTCCTGCCCTACCCTTGCGATGTGCTGGGTGGCGCGGCTCGCTGGGGCTCGGGGTACGAGCAGAAACGCGGCTCGACTGTCCCCTGCTCGCAGCAATGCCGTCTTGGCGGGGTCAGTGCAAACTGGGGGGTTTCCAATTCCCACCCCAAATGGCTCAACCCCTTTCCTCAGTGAGGAAGAAACAATTTCAGAGCTGAAACCTGCCATAAAtgttcccctcctctcccacaggGATTGCGAAATAACTTTACAAACGAGGCGTGTGAGCAGGTTTGCTCCTTGCTCCCAGCCTGGCATTGCTGCCTGGGGTCTAGACCCGGGGTGCCGCCGGCCCTGGGGAGCCGTTCGGAGTCCACCGAGGCTTCAAACGGACCAAGCGACCCGCGAATAAAATGTGCCAGATGATGTAAAACATCGACGCGGGCCCTTTGCATGGCTCAGCCTTTCCAAAAAACTTTGGGGTGATAACCCCAAAGGCTGCGCCCGCCGGTGCCGCTCACCGTGCTTCACCAGCGTGGCGTTACCGGTGGCGATTTCCAAGTAGGTGGAGTTGTTGGTGAGACATTGGTCCCCcctggagagagagaggggaagggagtgaggtggggaaggagaacGAAGATCCCTCACCACGGGCTGGAAAGGACCGGCaaagccccggccccgcacctcACCGTGGGGTGGGAACCCGGCCGTGCCAGCTCCTCCGCAGGGTTACCTGCTCTCACGGCTAAAATTTGGCCATTTCTCCCAGGCATTTGCCTGACCTCCACCTGCAGCTCGTGGTCTCAGCCTTGCCCTGCCCAGCTCAAGGTGCTGAGATGTTTTCCACCccaaaataactgaaataattgcAAAGAACTGCCTGCCTTGGCCCGGAAAAATTCAACTCAAAGTCTGATCCTGGGCGGGGGGAAACAGCTTTCGGCAGCCCGGCAGGGTTAGCAGCCGAGGCGCGGGGACCTCTGGAAAGGTTTTCTCCTCTGGAAAGGTCTTCTCCTTGCCTGCGTCCTGCGTCCTCCGTGCCTGCAGGGGTTGGTGCCTGCAAGACCTCTGCACCCTGCAAAATTTGCCTAAACCTGGGGGCTgttgaaatacataaataaaagaaggggtgaggaagaggagggacggGAGTGCACGCACAGAGCAGCCAGGAGAGATTCTCTCCTCGGGAAAACCAGTCTGAAACCGTGCTCGTATCTCGTGTTGGAACGGCTGCGGAGGCGACAGGAGGGGATGGTGGGGGAGGAGAGACCCGAGGCTGTGTCTTACACGGCCACGCGCTGGGTGATGAGCAGCTCCTGGTCCCCGGCGCGGGGCTCCACGTGGAGGTGACCGTGGTCGATGAGCAGCATCtccaggaggtgctgggggaACTGGGCAGCCCCGGCCACGTAAAGCCAGGTCCCCAGCAGCTGCGGGGAGAGAGGGGCAGGGCGGTGAGAGCTTTTGGGTTTGCAGGGGGAGCTTTGGGGAAGAGATTTCCCCCTTCCCCATGgcaaaattgttatttttgaCCTCAGGGCCTCTGCTAGTTCCCCCTCTTGCACCGTACGGGCAGCGCCAAAATGAAACCTGTGCAAacgctggcggggggggggaaataactGAATGTGGGGATTGGGAAACAGTGCTGGCGTTGGCCCCGGTGCCCCTGCGCAGTGCGGCAGGGCCAGGACAGCCCTGCGCTGCCGTAGGGGATTGCACCGAAAAATACCCAGCCAGCCCCCCTTGTTTCGAGGTCGCTTTTGGGACTTGCTGGTGGACCTCAAGAAAACTGAGTAATTTGAGGTGTTTTGGAAAGCAAACGTTTCCCGTTTGTTGCAGATGTTTTGCTGAGGGCACCTCGGCAGATGTGCCAGGGGGGCAAGGGAGGGTTTCCCCCTTTCCCAGGGGACAGTGAGGCTTagcagagcccccccaaactcattgcagcagtggggcagccccccggggctcAGGTCTCTCCTACCTTCGACGCCGTGGCGTTGTCCGGGTGCTGCGGGCGCGGGGCTCCGCAGGGGAAGGCGGCCGTGGGCAGCAGCGCCGCGAGGCCGAGGACGGCGGCGACCCCGGCCACGGCCATGGCTGCCCGAGAGCGAGGA contains:
- the LOC142091328 gene encoding alpha-1-acid glycoprotein 1-like; its protein translation is MAVAGVAAVLGLAALLPTAAFPCGAPRPQHPDNATASKLLGTWLYVAGAAQFPQHLLEMLLIDHGHLHVEPRAGDQELLITQRVAVGDQCLTNNSTYLEIATGNATLVKHAKTQQTVGTLMNLSSEDVLLIQYQLQRERTYLGLYLYARNLSVSTAHREEFERHAKCLGLSEEETVYAPWKTELCQEIEKGTNPRTEPAAAVTASPPPGTPPPGSTGN